One region of Metallosphaera sedula DSM 5348 genomic DNA includes:
- the lysX gene encoding lysine biosynthesis protein LysX, protein MKVALIVDIVRQEEKLLVKALNDKQVSYDVINVAQEPLPFNRALGRYDVAIIRAVSMYRSLYAAAVLEGTGVHTINSTDVISVAGDKILTYSKLFRAGIPVPQSIIAMSPDSVMKAYEQIGFPLIDKPPIGSWGRMVSLIRDIIEGKTIIEHREMMGNSALKVHIVQEYITGKNRDIRCIVMGNELLGCYARNIPSNEWRANVALGGTPTPLEVDDALKETVLKAVKVINGEFVSIDVLEHQSRGYVINELNDVPEFKGFMLATGIDVPNRLVDYIKEKFS, encoded by the coding sequence ATGAAGGTAGCCCTGATTGTAGACATAGTTAGGCAAGAGGAAAAGCTTCTAGTTAAGGCGCTCAACGATAAGCAGGTTAGTTACGACGTAATTAACGTGGCTCAAGAGCCATTGCCGTTTAACAGGGCGTTGGGTCGATACGACGTAGCCATAATTAGGGCAGTTAGCATGTATAGGTCACTATACGCCGCTGCCGTCCTGGAGGGAACCGGGGTTCATACGATTAACTCCACAGACGTGATAAGCGTAGCTGGAGACAAGATATTGACATACTCCAAGCTCTTCAGGGCAGGAATACCCGTTCCACAGTCCATCATAGCCATGTCACCGGACTCGGTGATGAAGGCATATGAACAGATTGGATTCCCCCTCATTGACAAACCACCAATTGGTAGCTGGGGAAGGATGGTCTCCCTCATCAGGGATATCATCGAGGGGAAGACCATAATAGAACACAGGGAAATGATGGGGAATTCCGCACTGAAGGTTCACATAGTCCAAGAATACATTACAGGGAAAAACAGGGACATAAGATGTATAGTGATGGGGAATGAGCTCCTAGGATGCTACGCCAGGAACATACCCTCTAACGAATGGAGGGCTAACGTTGCCCTTGGAGGAACTCCAACTCCTCTGGAGGTTGACGACGCGCTTAAGGAAACAGTGTTGAAGGCAGTTAAGGTGATAAATGGCGAGTTTGTCTCAATTGACGTGTTGGAACATCAGTCTAGGGGATACGTTATTAACGAGCTTAATGACGTTCCTGAGTTCAAGGGGTTCATGCTTGCCACAGGGATAGATGTGCCCAACAGGCTGGTAGATTACATAAAGGAAAAGTTTTCCTAA
- a CDS encoding translin family protein, whose translation MITDKINEYISSVEEKLMSRFENRERLLQISREVIRYSGETISLSHRGRRDEALEKYGQARKRVEEIKNIVQNFPELLFGDVGVAFQEISEASVVLSFYFNLPLNLPRDLGIPDIYYITGLADALGEMRRAALESLRKGDKARGREILEEMENLYDILWKLEYPKSLVPGLRQKVDAMRKILEDTRHDVFLAEVVGKVDQD comes from the coding sequence ATGATAACCGACAAAATAAACGAGTATATTTCCTCTGTGGAAGAGAAGTTGATGTCGAGATTCGAGAACAGGGAACGCCTGCTCCAGATATCTAGGGAGGTGATCAGGTATTCTGGAGAGACCATATCCCTAAGTCATAGGGGCAGGAGAGATGAGGCTCTGGAGAAGTATGGTCAAGCTAGGAAGAGAGTTGAGGAGATTAAGAACATTGTACAGAACTTCCCCGAACTCCTGTTTGGGGACGTTGGAGTTGCCTTTCAGGAGATCAGCGAAGCGAGCGTAGTGCTCTCCTTCTATTTCAACCTACCTTTGAACTTGCCCAGGGACCTTGGAATACCGGACATCTACTACATCACCGGGTTGGCTGACGCACTAGGCGAAATGAGGAGGGCAGCGCTGGAGAGCCTTAGAAAGGGAGATAAGGCAAGGGGAAGAGAAATTCTAGAGGAAATGGAGAACCTCTACGACATACTCTGGAAACTGGAGTACCCAAAATCCCTGGTTCCCGGGCTCAGGCAGAAAGTCGATGCCATGAGAAAAATCCTGGAAGATACCAGACACGACGTGTTCCTTGCGGAAGTTGTGGGAAAGGTGGATCAGGATTAG
- a CDS encoding 3-hydroxyacyl-CoA dehydrogenase family protein → MTEKVSVVGAGVIGVGWATLFASKGYSVSLYTEKKETLDKGIEKLRNYVQVMKNNSQITEDVNTVISRVSPTTNLDEAVRGANFVIEAVIEDYDAKKKIFGYLDSVLDKEVILASSTSGLLITEVQKAMSKHPERAVIAHPWNPPHLLPLVEIVPGEKTSMEVVERTKSLMEKLDRIVVVLKKEIPGFIGNRLAFALFREAVYLVDEGVATVEDIDKVMTAAIGLRWAFMGPFLTYHLGGGEGGLEYFFNRGFGYGANEWMHTLAKYDKFPYTGVTKAIQQMKEYSFIKGKTFQEISKWRDEKLLKVYKLVWEK, encoded by the coding sequence ATGACTGAAAAGGTATCTGTAGTTGGAGCAGGAGTTATAGGCGTAGGTTGGGCGACCCTTTTTGCGTCTAAGGGATACAGCGTCTCTCTCTACACCGAAAAGAAGGAAACCCTAGACAAGGGAATAGAGAAGCTAAGGAACTACGTTCAGGTGATGAAGAACAACTCCCAGATAACCGAGGACGTCAATACCGTGATCTCGAGGGTTTCTCCCACCACGAATCTGGATGAGGCCGTTAGGGGAGCCAACTTCGTCATTGAGGCAGTTATTGAGGATTATGACGCAAAAAAGAAAATCTTTGGATACTTGGACAGCGTCCTTGACAAGGAGGTTATACTAGCTAGCAGTACTTCAGGTCTCCTCATAACAGAGGTTCAGAAGGCAATGTCCAAGCACCCTGAGAGGGCGGTGATAGCCCATCCCTGGAATCCACCCCACCTTCTACCGCTTGTCGAGATAGTTCCAGGAGAGAAGACCAGTATGGAAGTGGTGGAGAGGACGAAGTCCCTCATGGAGAAGCTGGACAGAATAGTAGTGGTGCTCAAGAAGGAGATTCCGGGTTTCATAGGGAACAGGCTCGCCTTTGCTCTTTTCCGAGAGGCCGTATACCTTGTAGACGAGGGTGTGGCCACTGTGGAGGACATCGACAAGGTAATGACAGCGGCAATTGGACTCAGATGGGCCTTCATGGGTCCGTTCCTCACATACCATCTAGGTGGTGGAGAAGGAGGGCTTGAGTACTTCTTTAATAGGGGTTTTGGGTACGGTGCTAACGAATGGATGCATACCCTGGCAAAATACGACAAGTTCCCCTACACTGGGGTTACGAAAGCGATACAGCAAATGAAGGAATACTCCTTCATAAAGGGTAAGACTTTCCAGGAAATTTCGAAGTGGAGGGACGAAAAGCTCCTGAAGGTATACAAACTAGTTTGGGAAAAATAA
- a CDS encoding cupin domain-containing protein: protein MSKLLVRKDLQSELKRDVSDIVKEIEGDDLKVVVFMENTEPAPKVKPKVIRFGPTLTLLEKLAERGQVEPGVAKVMFFSPSTGRSRGLTPNMMAGFQYIKPGVSTKPHSHNMASIYLVVRGRGYSEIDGEIFHWNEGDVFVVPANAVHSHTNTGETEAILFDVTDSGLLENMGILEFKEKE from the coding sequence ATGTCCAAACTTCTCGTTAGAAAGGATCTACAATCCGAACTAAAAAGGGATGTGAGTGACATAGTTAAGGAGATAGAGGGAGACGATTTAAAGGTAGTCGTCTTCATGGAGAATACGGAACCTGCTCCTAAGGTAAAGCCCAAGGTCATAAGGTTTGGTCCCACCCTTACCCTTCTAGAGAAGCTGGCAGAAAGGGGTCAGGTAGAACCTGGGGTTGCTAAGGTCATGTTTTTCTCGCCCAGCACCGGGAGGTCAAGGGGTCTCACACCTAACATGATGGCCGGTTTTCAGTACATCAAGCCTGGGGTCAGCACCAAGCCCCACTCCCACAACATGGCCTCGATATACCTGGTAGTAAGGGGAAGGGGTTACTCGGAGATAGACGGAGAAATATTTCACTGGAATGAGGGAGATGTGTTCGTGGTTCCAGCCAACGCTGTTCACAGCCACACAAACACAGGGGAGACAGAGGCCATCCTCTTCGATGTTACGGACTCAGGCCTCCTAGAGAACATGGGTATCCTCGAGTTCAAGGAAAAAGAGTGA